A genomic stretch from Candidatus Cloacimonas sp. includes:
- a CDS encoding aspartate carbamoyltransferase catalytic subunit: protein MTSTPQFTGRSLFDLDEYSRAEIMFILEAAKRMKEINLREYKKIPTLRGKTVCTLFVENSTRTRMSFELAANRLSADVVSFQSSISSLQKGESLQDTVYTLNAMGIDLYCIRHSSPGSPQLVNKYSGKPVINGGDGRHSHPTQALLDIFSIWERLGDLKGLKITIVGDILNSRVVRSNLIGMGKLGAKVTVCGPKTLMPGNMESVYNCRVEYDLPRALKDADVVMGLRMQLERMTEGLFPSLEEYSKHYVLSKETVKYAKKNALIMHPGPMNRGVEILPEIADSNHSIIVEQVANGVAVRMALMFLILGGKA from the coding sequence ATGACCTCTACACCACAATTTACAGGACGCTCTCTGTTTGACCTGGATGAATATTCTCGGGCAGAAATTATGTTCATTCTGGAAGCAGCCAAAAGAATGAAAGAGATTAACTTGCGGGAATATAAAAAGATTCCTACATTAAGGGGAAAAACGGTTTGTACATTATTCGTAGAAAACAGCACCCGCACCCGAATGAGTTTTGAACTGGCTGCCAATCGTTTAAGTGCCGATGTTGTAAGTTTTCAATCCTCTATATCCTCACTACAGAAAGGTGAAAGTTTGCAGGATACAGTTTACACTTTAAATGCAATGGGTATAGACCTCTATTGTATTCGTCACAGCAGTCCCGGGAGTCCTCAACTCGTTAACAAATATTCAGGTAAACCTGTTATTAATGGAGGCGATGGAAGACATTCACATCCCACTCAGGCATTACTGGATATTTTTTCTATCTGGGAACGCTTAGGTGACCTGAAAGGACTGAAAATAACCATTGTTGGCGATATTTTGAATAGTCGCGTTGTGCGTAGCAATTTAATTGGAATGGGAAAACTGGGAGCAAAAGTAACTGTTTGCGGGCCTAAAACATTGATGCCGGGAAATATGGAAAGTGTTTATAACTGCCGGGTAGAATATGATTTGCCTCGTGCTTTAAAAGATGCGGATGTCGTTATGGGCTTAAGAATGCAACTGGAACGAATGACGGAAGGGCTTTTCCCCTCTCTGGAAGAATACAGTAAACATTATGTTCTCTCCAAAGAGACCGTGAAATATGCTAAAAAGAATGCTTTAATTATGCATCCGGGACCGATGAATAGAGGAGTGGAAATTTTACCTGAAATTGCAGACAGCAATCATAGCATCATTGTAGAACAAGTTGCCAATGGAGTTGCTGTTAGAATGGCTTTAATGTTTTTAATCTTAGGTGGAAAAGCATAG
- a CDS encoding S8 family serine peptidase, which yields MKRPLIVITMLLLLGSITAVTLHPQQDVNRKLYAPDLIKVKLSAEAVSRANLPTDLYAEKSSTGINELDQLMSQTGANKIIRAHRDVKDKSWAQQTGFDRWFLMKLEGKTTVEEAIKKFKTNRYVEEAIPEYIAYPAVVPNDTYYANNWGHNNTAQLPAYTAYGHTGSGVGTVGFDSDAQLAWNQSQGYGSASIIIAIIDTGVDTAHPDLRLVTGYDFGDNDGNPMDDSAEPGHGTACSGIAAGKANNSLGITGIAGGCSVMPLKVANSNGEMYFTAIENALTYAADNSAHIASMSLGATDVEEGDSPSTDAALNYAYNSGVTLFAATGNEDNSTISYPANETSVISVGAASPSGQRKSASSSDGEYWWGSNYGINSQNNKKAVDIMAPTILPATDITGTGNGYNTSGDYYLWFNGTSCATPYAAGVAALLLSKDPSLTPAQVFSKLTSTATDMTIDGGAGWDRYTGYGMVNANAALNTIESGMPTCIITAPANGTSFALNSAITIDVNASDSNGTITSVNFYINNVLYYTDNSSPYSYIWNSTGFTAGTYTIKTKATDNSNNETTNEISISLIQPVTQAIIGSGTSVTGTSDASPVNVWFKSLHGQSVYTKAELNAAGIFGPVYITQLGFNIVGLPAVTMPNFVVRLKHTTATDVFTFVTGDNLVTVYSNPAYLPTQTGWNLYNFSAPFLWNGTDNLLVDTAFGITSSYNRSGTVQYTSIENGYHYLVNDNVNQTNIFDLGTAYYTRPNIKLVVEPAYNEPQIAVTPNSLDFGSIPVGESQTREFTIQNYGSETLTGIINTPDGYTVSEKHKS from the coding sequence ATGAAAAGACCGTTGATCGTAATTACAATGCTGTTACTGCTTGGTTCTATAACAGCAGTTACTTTACATCCACAGCAAGATGTAAACAGAAAACTGTATGCACCTGACCTGATAAAAGTGAAACTTAGCGCTGAAGCAGTAAGCCGTGCCAATCTTCCAACAGACCTTTATGCTGAAAAATCATCAACCGGTATTAATGAACTGGATCAGCTAATGTCTCAAACCGGAGCTAACAAAATAATCAGAGCTCATCGTGATGTTAAAGATAAAAGTTGGGCGCAGCAAACTGGTTTTGACCGCTGGTTTTTGATGAAACTGGAGGGCAAAACAACCGTGGAAGAAGCGATTAAAAAGTTTAAAACCAATCGCTATGTAGAAGAGGCAATTCCTGAATATATAGCCTATCCTGCAGTTGTTCCCAATGATACCTATTATGCCAATAACTGGGGTCATAATAATACAGCTCAGCTACCTGCTTATACTGCTTACGGTCATACCGGTTCAGGAGTTGGCACAGTCGGTTTTGACAGTGATGCACAGCTTGCCTGGAATCAAAGCCAGGGTTATGGTTCAGCCAGTATTATAATTGCTATTATTGACACAGGTGTTGATACTGCGCATCCGGATTTGCGTTTAGTAACGGGATATGATTTTGGAGATAATGACGGCAATCCTATGGACGACAGTGCAGAGCCAGGACATGGAACTGCCTGTTCTGGAATTGCAGCTGGAAAAGCAAATAATTCTTTGGGTATCACAGGAATTGCGGGTGGTTGCAGTGTTATGCCTTTAAAAGTAGCTAATTCTAATGGAGAGATGTATTTTACAGCTATAGAGAATGCGTTAACTTATGCGGCTGATAATAGTGCTCATATTGCCAGTATGAGTTTGGGTGCAACGGATGTAGAAGAAGGAGATTCACCTTCTACGGACGCTGCCTTAAATTATGCCTATAATTCCGGTGTAACATTATTTGCCGCTACAGGAAACGAGGATAATTCCACTATTTCTTATCCTGCCAATGAAACCTCTGTAATAAGCGTAGGCGCAGCCAGCCCTTCAGGACAGAGAAAAAGTGCCTCCTCTTCCGATGGAGAATATTGGTGGGGTTCCAATTACGGTATTAATAGTCAGAATAATAAAAAAGCCGTGGACATAATGGCTCCCACAATTTTACCTGCTACAGACATTACGGGAACAGGGAATGGGTATAATACCAGCGGGGATTATTATTTATGGTTCAATGGAACATCCTGTGCCACACCTTATGCTGCAGGAGTGGCTGCTTTACTGCTTTCCAAAGACCCCTCTTTAACTCCTGCTCAGGTTTTTTCCAAGCTTACTTCTACTGCAACTGATATGACTATAGATGGAGGTGCAGGTTGGGATAGATATACTGGTTACGGAATGGTTAATGCCAATGCTGCCCTAAATACTATTGAAAGTGGAATGCCTACTTGCATAATTACTGCTCCTGCTAACGGAACCTCTTTTGCCCTCAATTCTGCTATTACTATTGATGTAAATGCTTCAGACAGTAATGGCACAATTACTTCCGTTAATTTCTACATTAATAATGTTCTTTACTATACTGATAATTCCTCTCCCTATTCCTATATTTGGAATTCTACCGGCTTTACAGCAGGAACTTATACCATTAAAACCAAAGCAACTGATAATAGTAATAATGAAACAACCAATGAAATTTCCATATCCTTAATTCAACCTGTTACCCAAGCTATTATCGGCTCCGGGACTTCTGTAACGGGAACTTCTGATGCATCGCCTGTTAATGTATGGTTCAAAAGTTTGCACGGTCAATCTGTCTATACTAAAGCAGAATTAAATGCTGCAGGAATTTTTGGTCCGGTATATATTACTCAGCTTGGTTTTAATATAGTTGGTTTGCCAGCGGTTACGATGCCGAACTTTGTAGTGCGTCTGAAGCATACTACAGCTACAGATGTCTTTACCTTTGTTACCGGTGATAATTTGGTGACGGTATATTCCAATCCTGCTTATTTGCCTACCCAGACCGGTTGGAATCTGTATAATTTTTCCGCTCCTTTTCTATGGAATGGAACAGATAATCTTTTAGTTGATACTGCCTTTGGTATTACCAGCTCTTATAATCGCTCCGGAACAGTTCAATATACTTCCATAGAAAATGGTTACCATTATCTTGTAAATGATAATGTTAATCAAACCAATATCTTTGACTTAGGAACTGCTTATTATACAAGACCCAATATTAAACTGGTGGTAGAACCAGCTTATAATGAACCTCAAATTGCAGTAACTCCAAATTCGCTGGATTTTGGCAGTATTCCTGTAGGCGAAAGCCAAACCCGGGAATTTACCATCCAGAATTATGGTAGCGAAACCCTAACCGGAATAATTAACACTCCCGATGGTTATACTGTTTCTGAAAAACATAAGAGTTAG
- a CDS encoding Ig-like domain-containing protein, producing MVILFLKNIRVSLRTSKSTTSTRNTLSFNIPSGTINTYILNFSPLAAGSYNGNVIIASNADNDHLVHLQVTGSAYVPPAIEVSTNALTAALDAGTETEKTFTISNTGGLPLYYYISPSEGGWLTKKFTRADKSIAGSTLSLNYANYEPGETLDWTFSLYNNSPDNEWLKDVYITFPAGVIVNSATNFTCGTAAMIPDLTSGNGITIHWQGESSGGWGVIHGGETATAIVNVSIPFTINGDLVLSYTIQGDAFNSEPHQLNDQIVLNQLVTTIPWLTIEPMQGEVPAGDTVTITASFSALTITPGSYNALLNINSNDPSHPLTTLTVNMNVLRPNHPPVIDLPESYSFYANDSLLVDFTPYISDLDNDPLTLTCSGNTDISVTITGLQVSFSSLHNWYGVETITFSVSDGFEQSSDLVTINVLLNITTGVVVDSDNLPATWTIDNSPFNITEPIVIDSTQNITFEPGIVIQVWNEEPINILGSISANDVTFSPGFPDLFWGGLEISGTAGTRTESNIINCEILNATNPITIINSHPIINTVYIAPIDTTALINGTGITVIGVSHPPIENVTILSYKTGIQVIRGVEDPPVEPIINHITLRNSSLSQRLEENDTKGMVITGKSNVIISDVAVEEYDTAIIVDNTDPLQASTPSLNNVRIRNTSSTLRNGDKCGIELKGNENAILNDVQIEECHQGITVENNGIRSEATPSLNNVRIRNTSSTLRQELENIGILIENNTTPVLRDVQIEDAETGIQINPGGNIDLKYSLILNCQTGLKNYSAELMPVTRNCFVIEEDQVPPDFLQNCVALSIYATPNLIFSNNTLSGYPKIAVITSSHLNLWNNIVWSNTALNNPLECVNGTYNVTYSDINYGTQVFPGTGNINANPNFVNALELDFALPYNSPCIDAGNPDTEPDPDGTVADIGCFYYHHTAAFTTPEGPFFVGQPLQFINNSLGHNTPESYATWLLNGIPVSNTYNLDTVLTSWGSYNLQLVMTSGPLVDSSSVFQFEVIDETPLSPQNVILESTPDNYILRWDAVTLSVSHTPVTVSNYKIYASEEPFGTYTLYVSVPAGSRQINLNLSELGSKRFFRITAEK from the coding sequence ATGGTTATACTGTTTCTGAAAAACATAAGAGTTAGTTTACGGACTTCAAAAAGCACTACTTCAACCCGCAATACTTTGAGTTTTAATATCCCTTCCGGCACAATCAATACTTATATTTTAAATTTTTCTCCTCTTGCAGCAGGAAGTTATAATGGCAATGTAATAATAGCCAGTAATGCTGATAACGATCATCTGGTTCATTTACAAGTTACCGGCAGTGCTTATGTTCCTCCGGCAATTGAAGTGAGCACCAATGCATTAACGGCAGCTTTGGATGCCGGCACGGAGACAGAGAAAACCTTCACTATTTCCAACACTGGGGGTTTACCTTTATATTATTACATCTCTCCAAGCGAAGGTGGCTGGTTAACCAAAAAGTTTACCCGTGCGGATAAAAGCATTGCAGGCAGCACTTTATCTTTGAACTATGCTAATTATGAACCGGGAGAGACATTGGATTGGACATTTTCTCTTTATAATAACAGCCCCGATAATGAATGGCTGAAAGATGTGTATATAACTTTCCCCGCTGGAGTTATTGTCAATTCTGCCACCAATTTTACCTGTGGAACTGCAGCTATGATTCCTGATTTAACTTCCGGTAATGGAATAACCATTCACTGGCAGGGAGAATCATCCGGGGGCTGGGGTGTTATTCACGGTGGAGAAACAGCTACTGCAATTGTAAATGTATCCATCCCCTTTACAATTAATGGAGACCTTGTTCTTTCTTACACTATCCAGGGTGATGCTTTCAATAGCGAACCGCATCAATTAAACGATCAAATAGTGCTTAATCAACTCGTAACTACTATCCCCTGGCTAACAATTGAACCTATGCAGGGTGAAGTTCCTGCTGGAGACACAGTAACGATAACTGCTTCCTTTTCTGCTCTCACTATTACACCTGGAAGCTATAATGCCCTTTTAAATATAAATTCCAATGACCCTTCCCATCCGCTTACAACTCTTACCGTAAATATGAATGTTCTGCGTCCTAATCATCCTCCGGTAATAGATTTACCTGAAAGTTACTCTTTCTATGCCAATGACTCATTGTTAGTGGATTTTACACCTTATATAAGCGATTTGGATAATGATCCGTTAACTTTAACTTGTAGCGGAAATACCGATATTAGTGTTACCATAACCGGTTTACAGGTTAGTTTCAGCTCTTTGCATAACTGGTATGGAGTAGAAACTATCACTTTTAGTGTTTCTGACGGTTTTGAGCAAAGCAGTGATCTTGTAACCATTAATGTTCTCTTGAATATTACCACCGGAGTAGTTGTGGATTCAGATAATTTACCTGCTACCTGGACAATAGATAACTCTCCTTTTAACATTACTGAGCCCATTGTTATAGATAGCACTCAAAATATAACTTTTGAGCCAGGTATCGTTATTCAGGTGTGGAATGAAGAACCAATTAATATTCTCGGTTCCATTTCTGCCAATGATGTAACTTTTTCTCCCGGCTTTCCGGATCTGTTTTGGGGTGGTTTGGAAATTTCAGGAACGGCAGGCACCCGAACAGAAAGCAATATTATCAATTGTGAAATCCTGAATGCTACTAATCCTATAACCATTATAAATTCCCATCCGATTATCAATACTGTTTATATAGCTCCGATTGATACTACAGCTTTAATAAACGGAACCGGAATTACGGTTATTGGTGTATCCCATCCTCCCATTGAGAATGTTACCATCTTAAGCTATAAAACCGGTATCCAAGTTATCCGGGGTGTGGAAGACCCACCAGTTGAACCGATTATAAACCATATAACCCTCAGAAATTCCTCCCTCTCTCAACGCCTGGAAGAAAATGATACCAAGGGTATGGTTATAACAGGAAAGAGCAATGTAATTATCTCGGATGTAGCTGTTGAGGAATATGATACCGCAATTATAGTAGATAATACCGATCCTCTTCAAGCTTCTACTCCTTCCCTGAACAATGTCCGTATTCGTAACACCAGCAGCACTTTGCGTAACGGAGACAAATGCGGAATTGAACTGAAGGGCAATGAAAATGCCATTCTGAATGATGTGCAGATTGAAGAATGCCATCAGGGAATTACTGTTGAAAATAATGGAATTCGTTCTGAAGCAACTCCTTCGCTGAATAATGTCCGTATCCGGAACACCAGCAGCACCTTAAGACAGGAACTGGAAAACATCGGAATTTTGATTGAGAATAATACCACACCTGTTTTGCGCGATGTTCAAATTGAAGATGCTGAAACCGGAATTCAGATTAACCCCGGGGGAAACATTGATCTGAAATACTCTCTTATTTTGAATTGCCAAACCGGCTTGAAAAATTATAGTGCAGAACTTATGCCTGTAACCCGTAATTGCTTTGTTATTGAAGAAGACCAGGTGCCACCTGATTTTTTGCAGAATTGCGTTGCTCTCTCTATCTATGCTACTCCCAATTTAATTTTCAGCAATAATACCCTATCCGGTTATCCTAAAATAGCTGTTATCACTTCCTCACATTTGAATTTATGGAATAATATCGTTTGGAGCAATACTGCTTTGAATAATCCTTTGGAATGTGTAAACGGAACTTACAATGTTACCTATAGCGATATTAACTATGGCACCCAGGTTTTTCCCGGAACCGGTAATATCAATGCCAATCCAAACTTTGTAAATGCCCTGGAGCTTGATTTCGCATTGCCATATAACAGTCCCTGTATTGATGCCGGAAATCCTGATACAGAACCAGACCCGGATGGCACGGTTGCCGATATTGGTTGTTTCTATTATCATCATACTGCTGCTTTTACAACTCCGGAAGGACCTTTCTTTGTTGGGCAACCTCTTCAGTTTATAAATAATTCTTTGGGGCATAATACTCCCGAGAGTTACGCTACCTGGCTTTTGAATGGAATCCCTGTTTCCAACACCTATAATCTGGATACAGTTCTAACTTCCTGGGGTAGCTACAATTTGCAGCTGGTTATGACTTCCGGACCCCTCGTGGATAGCAGTAGCGTTTTTCAATTTGAGGTTATAGATGAAACACCCCTTTCTCCGCAAAATGTAATTCTGGAATCAACCCCTGATAACTATATTTTGCGTTGGGATGCCGTTACTCTTTCCGTATCCCATACCCCTGTTACAGTTAGTAACTATAAAATCTATGCCAGCGAAGAGCCCTTTGGAACCTATACTCTCTATGTAAGTGTCCCTGCCGGTAGCAGACAAATTAACCTGAACCTGTCCGAACTTGGCTCTAAACGCTTTTTCCGCATAACTGCCGAAAAGTAA
- a CDS encoding T9SS type A sorting domain-containing protein, with protein MTTQGTNYIVSVTSQDITSLPSEVNTLRINLAGADTLSVKLPNDVTVTNLAFDHGGLRMNSKKIIYKFKNADIYSTKAKFYSMNIRFTEDINTVGTNHSLARTWYTSGFVTDVFQATMYFPSSLTGSSSLRLWLRNNATKGWYLKGEYPVQGSGDTRYVVADGLTSPDMSGIVYFDFTLSEVDQTLPVELSSFIVSINYQNYAQILWVTQSETELSGFRFYRGTSDDFASAVDLGVFIPATNTSAPKYYVYTDKEINASGTYYYWLECMDLNANSTFYGPKELIFHPGNDDNNIPVLEGINSIYPNPFNPDTTIRFGVLEPSTVKAIVYNNRGQKVCEPISGNYTKGTYSYIWNATDYNGRELSNGIYILQLQVGSNTYIRKLAILK; from the coding sequence ATGACAACGCAGGGGACAAATTACATTGTCTCTGTAACTTCACAAGATATAACAAGTTTACCCTCTGAAGTGAATACTTTAAGAATTAATCTTGCTGGAGCAGATACTTTATCGGTTAAATTGCCAAATGATGTTACTGTTACGAATTTAGCTTTTGATCACGGTGGTTTGAGAATGAATTCCAAAAAGATAATATATAAATTCAAAAATGCAGATATTTATTCAACCAAGGCGAAATTTTATTCAATGAATATCAGGTTTACTGAGGATATTAATACTGTAGGGACTAACCACAGTTTAGCTCGCACTTGGTACACTTCCGGTTTTGTAACTGATGTATTTCAGGCAACTATGTATTTTCCGTCTTCTTTAACAGGATCCAGTAGCTTAAGATTGTGGTTGAGAAATAATGCTACCAAGGGTTGGTATTTGAAAGGTGAATACCCTGTTCAGGGGTCAGGAGATACAAGATATGTGGTAGCAGATGGCTTAACAAGTCCTGATATGAGTGGCATCGTTTATTTTGATTTTACTCTTTCGGAAGTAGATCAAACTCTGCCTGTGGAGCTTTCTTCCTTTATTGTAAGTATCAATTATCAGAACTATGCTCAAATATTATGGGTAACGCAAAGTGAAACGGAACTATCGGGTTTTCGTTTTTATCGTGGAACTTCAGATGACTTTGCTTCTGCTGTGGATTTGGGAGTTTTTATTCCTGCCACCAATACTTCTGCACCCAAATATTATGTTTATACAGATAAAGAGATAAACGCCTCAGGAACTTACTATTATTGGCTGGAATGTATGGATTTAAATGCCAATAGCACATTCTACGGACCAAAGGAATTAATCTTCCATCCAGGTAATGATGACAATAATATTCCTGTTTTGGAAGGAATCAACAGCATTTATCCTAATCCCTTCAATCCCGATACTACTATCCGTTTTGGAGTTTTGGAACCGTCAACCGTTAAAGCCATTGTCTATAACAACCGGGGACAGAAGGTTTGCGAACCGATATCCGGTAATTATACTAAAGGCACCTATTCTTATATCTGGAATGCAACTGATTATAACGGCAGAGAGTTAAGCAATGGAATTTATATTTTACAATTGCAGGTTGGTTCAAACACCTATATCCGCAAACTGGCTATCCTGAAATGA
- a CDS encoding CsgG/HfaB family protein translates to MKKWLLPVLLGSLLILSACSQNVRLAKKTQKHLNKGNYEEAIQDIVKTLKKNPDNDVAQDLLVKTWQSYCSAKQKKIENIIQSSEINKWEQVYQEYTALQKTGEEIQVLPPLLNPYSGYRVTIEIPDYTEKIKQSKENAAAAHYETGIRYAKISNDREMQKKAALEFKAALNLIPDYQDADLRYEQCRKLAIKRIAVSPFADKSNTSGKYGAVSDILTDYIVSRLISTSVNNEFIEIIARSQLETVMKEQQLSASGLVNETGSVRLGQILGANEILTGSILQISVSPERTVSVQSEDEKEVVLRTEEYIDADGTAQEKEIKGKVYFRYRKYTKTASVSVSTSYSILDVETGKIILQETLEVKNPFSDTWARKISGDDRALSTNTKRLLEKAEPFPPSVNEMIMETLKNTGNDIVNKVSGYLMQ, encoded by the coding sequence ATGAAAAAATGGCTGCTTCCTGTTCTGCTTGGTTCTTTGCTGATTTTAAGTGCCTGTTCTCAAAATGTCCGACTTGCCAAAAAGACCCAAAAGCACTTAAACAAAGGGAATTATGAAGAAGCAATTCAGGACATTGTAAAAACCCTTAAGAAAAATCCCGATAACGATGTAGCTCAAGACCTTTTGGTTAAAACCTGGCAAAGTTACTGCTCAGCAAAACAGAAAAAGATAGAGAATATCATCCAAAGTAGCGAAATAAATAAATGGGAACAGGTCTATCAGGAATATACCGCCCTGCAAAAAACGGGAGAGGAAATTCAAGTTCTGCCTCCTTTGCTAAATCCCTATTCCGGTTACAGAGTTACAATTGAAATTCCCGATTACACGGAAAAAATAAAACAAAGCAAAGAAAATGCTGCTGCAGCCCATTATGAAACCGGTATTCGTTATGCCAAAATCAGCAACGATAGAGAGATGCAAAAGAAAGCAGCTTTGGAATTTAAGGCAGCCCTGAATTTGATTCCCGATTACCAGGATGCCGATTTAAGATATGAACAATGCCGTAAACTGGCAATTAAAAGAATAGCCGTTTCTCCTTTTGCAGATAAAAGCAATACTTCCGGAAAATACGGTGCCGTTAGTGATATTTTAACTGACTATATTGTCTCTCGTCTTATTTCAACCTCTGTAAACAATGAATTTATAGAAATTATTGCCCGTTCCCAATTGGAAACAGTGATGAAAGAACAACAACTTTCTGCTTCGGGTTTAGTGAATGAAACCGGTTCCGTTCGTTTAGGTCAAATTTTAGGAGCTAATGAAATCCTCACTGGAAGTATTTTGCAGATTAGCGTTTCCCCTGAACGCACTGTTAGTGTTCAAAGCGAAGATGAAAAGGAAGTTGTTCTGCGGACTGAGGAATATATTGATGCCGACGGAACTGCTCAAGAAAAAGAAATTAAGGGTAAGGTCTATTTCCGCTACCGTAAATATACTAAAACGGCAAGCGTTAGTGTTTCCACCTCCTACAGCATCCTGGATGTGGAAACCGGAAAAATAATCCTGCAGGAAACCCTGGAAGTTAAAAATCCCTTTAGCGATACCTGGGCAAGAAAGATATCTGGAGACGATCGTGCTTTAAGTACCAATACAAAAAGATTGCTGGAAAAAGCAGAGCCCTTTCCCCCATCCGTCAATGAAATGATTATGGAAACACTGAAAAATACAGGAAATGACATCGTGAATAAAGTTAGCGGATATTTAATGCAGTGA
- a CDS encoding LPP20 family lipoprotein, with amino-acid sequence MKRLLYLLLLLATACSMAKKQPEWILEMPYDNEYYSAVVKIPRKAPNYVELARNNAILEISTQISVQIDSDIALKETEENGIPSSEIISRIRSSSNNKIRDLQLVGTYETKNDYWAYYRLSKREYAAWRKTQCEQAMAQALNLLADFDAANTNIGSGITSLLQGLELIVDYTDRDLTTLYKGNEINLYNELFYRLNRLPETFSIKFAHKEIDLTAKQRERKTVALAVSYNKNGQEYPCSNFPVCFIFNSGKGEIIPFATTDENGTAELIINRITSFSNPQFVEAKPDKAFWLTGRDNPVVKTMFNNLRFMPASLKLNVRQPKAYLEYSFDNTPGTDFRNILIKKLQDLDLEVTENQDASDWTFKVNIYNRSSNYLPLLNQYSATADAYVELLQSSNGKSIYNTNITGIKSTASLPEIAEKMSELNAVNEICDKVMFMLVEQYIMY; translated from the coding sequence GTGAAACGGTTATTGTATCTTCTGCTCTTGCTTGCTACAGCATGCAGTATGGCAAAAAAGCAACCGGAATGGATTCTGGAAATGCCTTATGATAATGAATACTATAGCGCTGTAGTAAAAATCCCCCGTAAAGCACCTAACTATGTGGAACTTGCCAGAAATAATGCTATTCTGGAAATATCCACTCAAATCAGCGTGCAGATTGATTCCGATATTGCTTTAAAGGAAACAGAGGAAAATGGTATTCCCTCCTCTGAAATAATAAGCAGAATTCGCAGCTCCAGTAATAATAAAATTAGAGACCTGCAGTTGGTTGGCACTTATGAAACCAAAAATGACTATTGGGCTTACTATCGTCTTTCTAAAAGGGAATATGCTGCCTGGCGGAAAACTCAATGCGAACAGGCAATGGCTCAAGCCCTCAATTTGCTTGCGGATTTTGATGCTGCAAACACCAATATTGGTTCCGGAATAACCTCGCTTTTGCAAGGACTGGAACTGATTGTGGATTATACCGATAGGGATTTGACAACGCTTTACAAAGGCAATGAGATTAACCTTTACAACGAACTTTTCTATCGTCTGAACCGTTTACCCGAAACCTTCAGCATTAAATTTGCCCATAAGGAGATAGACCTTACTGCTAAGCAAAGAGAACGCAAAACCGTTGCTCTTGCCGTAAGTTACAATAAAAACGGACAAGAATATCCCTGCTCTAATTTTCCTGTATGCTTCATTTTCAACAGTGGAAAAGGCGAAATTATTCCCTTTGCTACAACAGATGAAAACGGCACAGCGGAATTAATTATCAACCGCATAACTTCTTTCAGCAATCCTCAATTTGTAGAAGCTAAACCGGATAAGGCATTCTGGCTGACAGGAAGAGATAACCCGGTAGTTAAAACTATGTTTAATAATCTGCGCTTTATGCCTGCCTCTTTAAAACTAAATGTCCGTCAGCCCAAAGCTTACCTTGAATATAGTTTTGATAATACTCCGGGAACTGACTTCCGCAATATTTTAATTAAGAAACTGCAGGACTTGGATTTGGAGGTTACCGAAAACCAAGATGCCAGCGACTGGACTTTCAAAGTTAATATCTATAACCGCAGCAGTAATTATCTGCCCCTGCTCAATCAATATTCTGCCACCGCTGATGCCTATGTAGAATTGCTTCAAAGCAGCAACGGTAAAAGTATTTATAATACTAACATAACCGGAATTAAAAGCACTGCTTCTTTACCCGAAATTGCCGAAAAAATGAGTGAACTGAATGCTGTTAATGAGATCTGCGATAAAGTGATGTTTATGCTGGTGGAACAATATATTATGTATTAG